From Salinirubellus salinus, the proteins below share one genomic window:
- a CDS encoding S9 family peptidase — protein MRDIERYLNVRAAYGGSLSPSGRLAFLMDTTGTPQVWTLDEPGAWPEQRTFYDESVSFCSYSPERDHLVFGMDEGGDENTQLHRLDPDGTVTDLTRHPEARHHWGGWSEDGDHFAFTSNRRDPAVFDVYVQDWDATGTDAELVFEGEGIVGVSGFSPDGTKLVTSEVHHNFDADVYVLDVASGERTHLTPHEGDVRYGGVEWGPDGGLYLTTDEDADHLYLARLTLDGELTPVVQDEVWNVDGVAVHRDPDRLVYSRNVDGYTDLTVADIDGPGELTETASPDLPEGVAGGVSWGPDGETFALSASGSTTNTNAYVFDGEETTRWTNASTAGVDPETFSARELVHVESFDDRDVPGYLSLPQTVPEGGAPVIVDVHGGPESQRRPSFSALNQYFLANGYAVFEPNIRGSTGYGRAYTHLDDVEKRMDSIADLNACAAWLAARDDVDGDRIVVKGGSYGGFAVLAALTEYPDRWAAGVDIVGIANFVTFLENTADWRRENREAEYGSLAEDREFLESISPVHRADRIRAPLFVVHGANDPRVPLGEAEQIADAAAEHVPTELLVFDDEGHGLSKRENRIEAYTKMVEFLDEHV, from the coding sequence ATGCGCGACATCGAGCGGTACCTGAACGTCCGGGCGGCCTACGGCGGGTCGCTGTCGCCGTCCGGCCGACTCGCGTTCCTGATGGACACCACCGGCACGCCACAGGTCTGGACGCTGGACGAACCGGGCGCGTGGCCCGAACAGCGGACGTTCTACGACGAGTCCGTCTCGTTCTGCTCGTACTCCCCCGAGCGGGACCACCTCGTCTTCGGGATGGACGAGGGGGGCGACGAGAACACGCAACTCCACCGTCTCGACCCGGACGGGACGGTGACCGACCTCACCCGGCACCCCGAGGCACGCCACCACTGGGGCGGCTGGAGCGAGGACGGCGACCACTTCGCGTTCACCTCGAACCGGCGCGACCCCGCCGTCTTCGACGTCTACGTGCAGGACTGGGACGCCACGGGCACGGACGCCGAACTCGTCTTCGAGGGCGAGGGCATCGTCGGCGTCAGCGGCTTCTCCCCCGACGGCACGAAGCTCGTCACGAGCGAGGTCCACCACAACTTCGACGCGGACGTGTACGTCCTCGACGTGGCGTCCGGCGAGCGGACCCACCTCACGCCCCACGAGGGGGACGTGCGCTACGGCGGCGTCGAGTGGGGGCCCGACGGTGGGCTCTACCTGACGACCGACGAGGACGCCGACCACCTCTACCTGGCCCGCCTGACGCTGGACGGCGAACTCACTCCGGTCGTCCAGGACGAGGTGTGGAACGTCGACGGCGTCGCGGTCCACCGCGACCCCGACCGCCTCGTCTACTCGCGCAACGTCGACGGCTACACCGACCTCACCGTCGCGGACATCGACGGGCCGGGCGAACTCACGGAGACGGCCAGCCCCGACCTGCCCGAGGGCGTCGCCGGCGGCGTCTCGTGGGGACCGGACGGCGAGACGTTCGCGCTCTCGGCGAGCGGGTCGACGACGAACACGAACGCCTACGTCTTCGACGGTGAGGAGACGACGCGCTGGACCAACGCCTCCACGGCGGGGGTCGACCCCGAGACGTTCAGCGCACGCGAACTCGTCCACGTCGAGTCGTTCGACGACCGCGACGTGCCGGGCTACCTCTCGCTCCCGCAGACGGTGCCCGAGGGTGGCGCCCCGGTCATCGTCGATGTCCACGGCGGCCCGGAGAGTCAGCGACGGCCCTCGTTCTCCGCGCTGAACCAGTACTTCCTTGCCAACGGCTACGCGGTCTTCGAGCCCAACATCCGCGGGTCGACTGGCTACGGCCGGGCGTACACCCACCTCGACGACGTGGAGAAGCGGATGGACTCCATCGCCGACCTGAACGCCTGCGCGGCGTGGCTGGCCGCGCGCGACGACGTGGACGGCGACCGTATCGTCGTGAAGGGTGGCTCCTACGGCGGGTTCGCCGTCCTCGCGGCGCTGACCGAGTACCCCGACCGGTGGGCCGCCGGTGTCGACATCGTCGGCATCGCCAACTTCGTCACGTTCCTCGAGAACACCGCCGACTGGCGCCGCGAGAACCGCGAGGCTGAGTACGGCTCACTGGCCGAGGACCGCGAGTTCCTCGAGTCCATCAGCCCGGTCCACCGCGCCGACCGCATCCGGGCGCCGCTGTTCGTCGTCCACGGCGCGAACGACCCGCGGGTCCCGCTGGGGGAGGCCGAGCAGATCGCCGACGCCGCGGCCGAACACGTCCCGACCGAACTGCTCGTCTTCGACGACGAGGGCCACGGTCTCTCGAAGCGCGAGAACCGCATCGAGGCGTACACGAAGATGGTCGAGTTCCTCGACGAGCACGTCTGA
- a CDS encoding universal stress protein, whose protein sequence is MSESTRTVLVPVDDSERSTAAIRHAVERYPDADVVAIHVVDVVSAIHAADPEVTAPGYWEQLYEAAEAGADAVLADAEATAADLGAEIRTERVDGRPARRIVEYAAEHDVDEVVLASHGRTGVSRILLGSVAEEVVRRAPCPVTVVR, encoded by the coding sequence ATGAGCGAGTCCACGCGGACGGTGCTGGTCCCGGTCGACGACAGCGAGCGGTCCACCGCCGCGATACGCCACGCCGTCGAACGGTACCCCGACGCCGACGTCGTCGCCATCCACGTCGTCGACGTGGTGAGCGCCATCCACGCGGCCGACCCGGAGGTGACCGCGCCGGGCTACTGGGAGCAGCTGTACGAGGCCGCCGAGGCGGGCGCCGACGCCGTCCTCGCGGACGCCGAGGCGACCGCCGCCGACCTGGGCGCCGAGATACGGACCGAACGCGTGGACGGCCGTCCCGCCCGCCGCATCGTCGAGTACGCGGCCGAGCACGACGTGGACGAGGTGGTCCTCGCCAGCCACGGCCGGACCGGCGTCTCGCGCATCCTGCTCGGTAGCGTCGCCGAGGAGGTCGTCCGGCGCGCCCCCTGCCCGGTGACGGTGGTTCGGTAG